The Vicia villosa cultivar HV-30 ecotype Madison, WI unplaced genomic scaffold, Vvil1.0 ctg.000233F_1_1, whole genome shotgun sequence genome segment TGTCCCAGCTTGGATTGATTAATATCTATCAACCTCAAGCTTGTGGGGGGTGACAAAGCATATGTATAATGATGCTGACGTGAAAGATTAAGTGTTGATTGGGTAGTTATTAGTTAGGTGCCCTAACTGATTCAGTTAGGTAGttataactaactaactaactaactaactatatatatatactcagTTGTATCAGTGTTGTGATTGATGAATCAATAATCATTCTTTCCCTTTTCTCTTCTCCCTATTACATTGATTCTTCTCTTATCTTTCTTCTCCATCAATGGAGTTTTTCACTACCATTGCATGGATTTGGTTTGCTTAGACTTCTTCTTCTTGAAAGGTTATCTCTCAAAGTTTGAAAATATTGGAAGTGTGGACTAAACATATTTATCAAGCAGATAATCATCATGTAAATCGTCATGCAAATATTAATCATAATGACGAGTTTGATTTGATAGAGTTTTTATCCCCTTACACTTCTTTAAATTTATTGTTGTTTGATGATTGTCGATGTGCGTGTGTGAtttgttaatttttgttttaaattttcttttataatgaaaaattaaaatgctaGCTAAATTCACAGTGGAGTGTGACCAACCTTTAAATCTTTAATAAAGGTGACAAGTAAACACATAGCATAAGATTGAGTaataagaaattttgaaaacGCTTTGTAAGATCAAATAGTTGAGTGATTCAAGATTGAGTACATGGCCAATTTTATAAGAAGCCaatagtttatatattttttaatttacttaTTAATGCTTTTTAGTGAGTTTGTAGAGTGGTTAAGGTTATATCTTTGTATTATAGGTTGGATTATGATTAAGTTATGACCTTCATAATACTTGTGACCTATATGTAATTATAAGTATGAAACATCCTCTAAAACATTAGGGATTTCaagtttctattttatgaaaacctaaaatatttttaccaaatttaaaattttcttattttataaacaacaaaatttgtgatataacataaaattaatttagttattagattatattattcaattttttgtttaagaataagaaattatatatatttccAAAAACAGTTACATACAATGCGACCCAAAAGGTCCAACAAAATACACCTAACAACAACTAAGCGAAACCAAATCACAAAAGGAAAGGAGTAATCCTCCCTTTGAGATTAGGTTTCCTCCGCATCCTTTGCACTATATTATCTATGATATCACAATAAAAAAATTTGTGCCTATCCGTATTACTATCATTCTTTCTATATGCTTTCTCGTTTTTGCACATCCAACAACTATAAACTCGTTTCAGCAAAAACTGTCTTCAACAATTTTGTGCTCCAACTCTTGTTTTTACTTCTATGGACCATCCACTCAATTTCTTGCTCCCAACCTTGTGGAGTATGATCCACATTTAGCCAGTTCATGACCTCTTGCCAAATGGCTTGCGTCTCCTTGCAGACAAACAACAAATATTGCAGACTTTTGTACATGTACATAAAATGCCCTTGTCATTATTCAGAATTCCAAATCCACTACAACATTTTTCCTCTTTAACAACAATTGAAAATTGTTGCCAGAACTGCAAAAAACGTTGCCTAAAACAATAGGGGACGTTTCTCAAGCGTCCTTTGTGCGAGCGTTGCCTATTGTTTATGGCAACGTTTTTTATCCCTCTTTGGCCACACTTTTCTAAAACGTCCCCTAAATTATAGAAAAAGGGGACGTTTTTCTGAGGCATCTTAGGCGATGTTTTGAAAGTGTTGCTATAACTTGCAACGACTATAAAGTAATGAGAACACTATGTGGCAACACTTTTGAAATGTTGTCATATCTAACTACAATTACAAATTTTTCCCTAAAAGAGAAATAGTGAATATTCTAAACGTATTTATAAATTACATGAAATATTTTTTACCATATTTTCCATAaaataaacaattcaaacaagAAATTTGTTAAACACAAATTGTATTCACCAAACAAGAAATATTCAAACATTAGCTCAAATACACACAAGAGACACAAAATATCTAACATTACTTAATACCGTTCTAAGTTTAATACTTGGAAGTATAAGTCTAACAAAATGGAAAAATACATAGTTGTTTAAGTTTAATGCTTAAGTACAAGCCTAACACAACATATCCAACTCTTTAAGTTTGTTGAACTCATTTTCATCTCCTTCATCACCTATGTCGTCCTCTTGAAGTTCATCATCTATGTTGTCCTCATGATGTTCATCATCTATGTCGTCCTCTTGAAGTTCATCATCTATGTCGTCCTCGTGATGTTCATCATCTATGTCGTCCTCATGATGTTCATCATCTATGTCATCCTCTTGATGTTCATCACGTACATCATCCTCATAACTTGCGTCGCCTTCTTGAAAGTTGGCAC includes the following:
- the LOC131625671 gene encoding uncharacterized protein LOC131625671, whose protein sequence is MDQYEKVEKIGEGTYTVVYKARDRVTNEAIKIEFLCLRSESEAFENLDLDIKKHMDSSPEFVKDPRQVNSLSANFQEGDASYEDDVRDEHQEDDIDDEHHEDDIDDEHHEDDIDDELQEDDIDDEHHEDNIDDELQEDDIGDEGDENEFNKLKELDMLC